One genomic window of Blastopirellula retiformator includes the following:
- a CDS encoding ABC transporter ATP-binding protein: protein MADLEVVSLRKEYPTRGEPLVVLKEAALSLNAGENLAILGPSGSGKSTLLYCLGALEAPTSGRVELEGQNPFELAEPKLADFRNRQIGFIFQDHHLLPQLSVLENVLVPTLAAGAATSEELERAKYLIGRVGLTSRISHRPAELSGGERQRVAVARSLIHQPRLLLADEPTGNLDRTNAETIGRLLLDLQAAENAMLVAVTHSLELAEMFAERRSLDDGRLV, encoded by the coding sequence ATGGCCGATCTCGAAGTCGTTTCGCTGCGAAAAGAATATCCGACCCGCGGCGAGCCGCTGGTCGTTTTGAAAGAAGCCGCGCTCTCGCTCAATGCTGGTGAGAACCTGGCGATCCTGGGACCAAGCGGTTCCGGCAAAAGCACGCTGCTCTACTGCCTGGGGGCGCTCGAAGCGCCAACGAGCGGTCGCGTCGAGCTGGAAGGGCAGAACCCGTTCGAGCTGGCCGAGCCGAAGCTGGCCGATTTTCGCAATCGCCAGATTGGCTTCATCTTTCAGGATCACCATCTGCTGCCGCAGTTATCGGTGCTCGAGAATGTGCTCGTGCCGACGCTGGCGGCGGGCGCTGCGACCAGCGAAGAGTTAGAGCGGGCCAAGTACCTGATCGGACGGGTTGGGCTCACCTCGCGGATCAGTCATCGGCCGGCCGAACTTTCTGGCGGCGAACGCCAGCGAGTCGCGGTCGCCCGCAGTTTGATCCATCAGCCACGTCTGCTATTGGCCGACGAGCCGACCGGCAATCTCGACCGCACCAATGCCGAAACGATCGGGCGACTGCTACTTGATCTGCAGGCGGCCGAAAACGCGATGCTGGTCGCGGTGACGCATAGCCTGGAGTTGGCCGAGATGTTCGCCGAGCGGCGGAGTCTGGATGACGGACGCTTAGTCTAG
- a CDS encoding acyl-CoA thioesterase, whose product MSEVYHTKRRVEFRDTDAAGIMHFSAFAVYMESVEHEFLRHVGLSVHTPDGDATISWPRVSIRCDFQSPVRFEDEFDVSIVVKKIGGRSVTYAFTFSHDGRPVATGETTAVCCRIFHQQPPKSIDIPDWFRDKIAPYLAA is encoded by the coding sequence ATGTCTGAGGTCTATCACACGAAGCGTCGCGTTGAGTTTCGCGATACCGACGCCGCCGGCATCATGCACTTTTCGGCCTTCGCCGTTTACATGGAGTCGGTCGAGCACGAGTTCCTACGGCATGTCGGGCTGTCGGTTCATACGCCCGACGGCGACGCCACGATCAGTTGGCCGCGGGTTTCGATTCGCTGCGACTTTCAAAGCCCGGTTCGGTTTGAAGACGAGTTCGACGTTTCGATCGTCGTGAAGAAGATCGGCGGCCGCAGCGTCACGTACGCGTTTACGTTCTCGCATGACGGCCGCCCCGTGGCGACTGGGGAAACGACCGCGGTCTGCTGCCGGATTTTTCATCAGCAGCCGCCGAAGTCGATCGATATTCCCGACTGGTTTCGGGACAAGATCGCTCCTTATCTCGCCGCCTAA
- the rpsR gene encoding 30S ribosomal protein S18, whose translation MKPANRFKARKRAKTKARVTRKDPIFVDGKRPRPMFVDYKDVELLKKLTNRHGRIVGRRKSGCTAVSQHAVTQAIKRARFMALLPYVKD comes from the coding sequence ATGAAGCCTGCCAACCGATTCAAGGCTCGTAAACGGGCGAAGACCAAAGCCCGCGTCACACGCAAAGATCCGATCTTCGTCGACGGCAAACGTCCGCGGCCGATGTTCGTGGATTACAAAGACGTCGAGCTGCTGAAGAAACTGACCAACCGCCATGGCCGGATCGTCGGTCGTCGCAAGAGCGGCTGCACCGCGGTCAGCCAGCATGCCGTGACCCAAGCGATCAAACGCGCTCGCTTCATGGCCTTGCTGCCGTACGTGAAGGACTAA
- a CDS encoding FtsX-like permease family protein — MNRMRLALRSARYYLAINLAVGLGVAVATAVLTGALLVGDSMQGSLRDLSLDRLGDVTHVVLADRFFAIDHAASLSEAGQPAAPMILLRGSVDFDGGERRRLAGGVSIFGVDDAFWKMDPKSTPPKFDGEDSIILNEPLAAELGVQVGDEVAVRLPSSNDVPADSPLGKKTGRVKGIPRLTVAAIIPARGLGRFGLFPNQQAPLNAFVPLALLADALDQLNKTNAVLLAEANLDLTAEELAAELKLSLDDFGFRVNKAQQQFSGDGEEPETIFDYYQFSSSRMILGEAAETEILKAAGAKAFPVFTYLATTIKKEGAPESKEIPYSTVTALNPGQLAYPLRDGQGEPIVQLAEDEVILNSWAAEQMEAAVGDTIEIAYFEPESSHGVAKETSHSFKVAAITPLTEPDRPASRRRPAVFEQPPTTANDPQLTPEVEGITDQDSIDDWDPPFPFDNRRIRGVDDEYWENYRTTPKVFVSLDAGKKLWGSRFGAATSVRSPVAGVDQAKLVADVEAGLNKRKEDLGFRFLLARQNALRAASGTTPFNGLFIGFSMFIIAAALMLVTLLFQLGVDQRAKQIGLQSALGLRMKAIRAMLLIEATIVASCGGLVGVVLGIGYAWVMLYGLRTWWVAAVVTPFLQLHLDNPATLAIGLVSGVMTSLGAILWGLWKLRQVSPRALLAGQTTSARDLQPGAGRWMVYVGVALIFAAAGLAGLATTLAGEAQAGAFFGAGASMLAALMLLQRRYLLWRAAERSAGNGFGLSELALSNAARNPGRSTLTIGLVGAASFLIVAISSFRLAPTDKGAGGMDLIAESSQPVFHDLNTADGRYDQGFRESDEPLLAKSTILALRVQPGDDASCLNLYQSNSPRVLGATPQFVERYSQEGVTSFDWAGSAAETPEQKANPWLTLEKEADGDLLPIPCVIDKNTAMYALHLYGGVGEVFETTDPDGRVTKYQVAGLLANSILQGSLIVSEANLLARFPDTSGYRMFLVETPSGETEDVASIFEDRLSEEGFDTTDAKARLVDLLAVQNTYLSTFQSLGALGLLLGTFGLATVQARSVIERRGELALLQAAGFRRNRLVALVLMENGVLLIAGLGTGIAAALVAVLPHMLFGAAGVPWLTLATMLGIIFVVGLIAGLWTARASLRTPLIPALRGE, encoded by the coding sequence ATGAACCGAATGCGACTCGCGCTTCGCAGCGCACGTTATTATCTGGCGATCAATCTAGCGGTTGGCCTAGGCGTCGCGGTGGCGACCGCGGTGCTGACTGGGGCGCTGTTGGTGGGCGATTCGATGCAAGGGAGCTTGCGCGATTTGTCGCTCGACCGGCTGGGAGACGTCACCCACGTCGTGCTGGCCGATCGCTTCTTCGCGATTGATCATGCCGCCTCGTTAAGCGAAGCGGGCCAACCAGCGGCGCCGATGATCTTGCTGCGTGGTAGCGTTGACTTCGATGGCGGAGAGCGACGGCGCCTGGCCGGCGGCGTTTCGATCTTTGGCGTTGACGATGCGTTTTGGAAGATGGACCCGAAGTCGACGCCGCCAAAGTTTGACGGCGAAGACTCGATCATCCTCAACGAGCCGCTGGCCGCGGAACTTGGCGTGCAGGTCGGCGACGAGGTGGCGGTCCGTTTGCCTTCGTCCAACGATGTGCCCGCCGATAGCCCGCTTGGGAAGAAGACGGGCCGGGTGAAGGGGATTCCACGGCTCACGGTGGCGGCGATCATTCCGGCTCGCGGGCTAGGGCGGTTCGGGCTGTTTCCGAATCAACAGGCGCCGCTGAACGCCTTCGTGCCGCTGGCGTTGCTCGCCGACGCGCTCGATCAGCTGAACAAGACGAACGCCGTGCTGCTAGCCGAGGCGAATCTTGATTTGACGGCCGAGGAGTTGGCGGCGGAACTGAAACTGTCGCTCGATGATTTCGGCTTTCGCGTCAACAAGGCTCAGCAGCAGTTTTCCGGCGACGGAGAGGAGCCGGAGACGATCTTCGATTACTACCAGTTCAGTTCGTCGCGGATGATCCTGGGCGAAGCGGCCGAAACCGAAATCTTAAAGGCCGCCGGAGCCAAAGCGTTTCCCGTCTTCACTTACCTGGCGACGACCATCAAGAAAGAAGGCGCCCCCGAGAGCAAAGAGATTCCCTACTCGACGGTCACCGCGCTCAACCCAGGGCAACTTGCCTATCCGCTGCGGGATGGCCAGGGCGAGCCGATCGTGCAGCTTGCTGAAGACGAGGTGATCCTGAACTCCTGGGCCGCCGAACAAATGGAGGCCGCGGTTGGCGACACGATCGAGATCGCCTATTTCGAGCCCGAGAGTTCGCATGGCGTCGCCAAGGAAACGTCGCACTCGTTCAAGGTTGCTGCGATCACGCCGCTGACCGAACCGGACCGGCCGGCGTCTCGGCGCCGTCCGGCCGTGTTCGAGCAACCGCCGACCACCGCCAACGATCCGCAGTTGACGCCGGAAGTGGAGGGGATCACCGATCAAGATTCGATCGACGACTGGGATCCGCCGTTTCCGTTCGACAATCGTCGGATTCGGGGCGTCGATGATGAGTACTGGGAGAACTACCGCACCACGCCCAAGGTATTCGTCTCGCTCGACGCCGGAAAGAAACTTTGGGGAAGCCGATTTGGCGCGGCGACTTCGGTACGCTCGCCAGTTGCGGGCGTCGATCAAGCGAAGCTGGTCGCGGATGTCGAAGCGGGATTGAACAAGCGGAAAGAGGACCTCGGCTTCCGCTTCTTACTCGCTCGGCAAAACGCCTTGCGGGCCGCCAGCGGAACGACGCCGTTTAATGGGCTGTTCATCGGTTTCAGCATGTTCATCATCGCGGCAGCGCTGATGCTGGTGACGCTATTGTTTCAGTTGGGCGTGGATCAACGGGCCAAACAGATCGGGCTGCAGTCGGCGCTTGGTCTGCGAATGAAGGCGATCCGAGCGATGTTATTGATCGAAGCGACGATCGTCGCCAGCTGTGGCGGTTTGGTCGGCGTCGTTTTAGGGATCGGCTATGCCTGGGTAATGCTCTACGGCTTGCGAACGTGGTGGGTGGCGGCGGTGGTGACGCCGTTTTTGCAACTTCATCTTGATAATCCGGCGACGTTGGCGATTGGCTTGGTCAGCGGCGTGATGACGTCGCTGGGAGCCATCCTGTGGGGGCTATGGAAACTGCGACAGGTTTCGCCGCGAGCGCTGCTTGCAGGGCAGACAACGTCGGCTCGTGATCTGCAACCAGGCGCGGGGCGATGGATGGTCTATGTCGGCGTCGCCTTGATCTTTGCTGCGGCTGGATTGGCGGGCCTGGCGACGACCCTGGCTGGCGAAGCTCAGGCCGGCGCCTTCTTTGGCGCCGGCGCATCGATGTTGGCCGCGCTGATGTTGCTCCAGCGGCGGTATTTACTGTGGCGGGCGGCCGAGCGATCGGCTGGCAATGGCTTTGGCCTGTCGGAACTTGCACTGAGTAACGCCGCCCGCAATCCAGGACGCAGTACGCTAACGATTGGGCTGGTTGGCGCAGCGTCGTTTTTGATTGTGGCGATCAGTAGCTTTCGCTTGGCGCCGACCGATAAAGGCGCCGGCGGCATGGACTTGATCGCTGAGAGTTCGCAGCCGGTGTTTCATGACTTGAATACGGCGGATGGGCGTTATGATCAAGGTTTTCGCGAAAGCGACGAACCGCTGCTGGCGAAGTCGACGATTCTCGCCCTGCGGGTGCAGCCCGGCGATGACGCCAGTTGCTTGAATCTGTATCAGTCCAACAGCCCGCGGGTGCTAGGAGCGACTCCGCAGTTTGTCGAGCGTTACTCGCAGGAAGGCGTCACCTCGTTCGACTGGGCCGGTTCGGCGGCGGAGACGCCGGAGCAAAAGGCGAATCCCTGGCTGACGCTCGAGAAGGAAGCGGACGGCGATCTCTTGCCGATTCCGTGCGTGATCGACAAGAACACGGCGATGTATGCGCTGCACTTGTACGGCGGCGTGGGCGAGGTTTTCGAGACAACCGATCCGGACGGTCGCGTCACGAAGTACCAAGTCGCGGGGCTACTCGCCAACAGCATCTTGCAAGGGAGCCTGATTGTCAGCGAAGCGAATCTACTCGCACGCTTTCCCGATACGAGCGGGTACCGCATGTTCCTGGTCGAGACGCCATCGGGCGAGACCGAAGACGTGGCGTCGATTTTCGAAGATCGTCTGAGTGAGGAAGGATTCGATACCACCGATGCGAAGGCCCGATTGGTCGATCTATTGGCGGTGCAGAATACTTATCTGTCGACGTTTCAGAGCCTGGGAGCGCTCGGCCTGTTGCTCGGCACGTTCGGTCTGGCGACGGTTCAAGCGCGCAGCGTGATTGAGCGTCGCGGCGAACTGGCGCTGCTGCAGGCGGCCGGCTTCCGTCGCAATCGTCTTGTGGCGTTGGTGCTGATGGAAAACGGGGTGCTGCTGATCGCGGGCCTGGGGACAGGCATTGCAGCCGCATTGGTGGCGGTTCTGCCTCACATGCTGTTCGGCGCTGCCGGCGTTCCATGGCTGACGCTGGCGACGATGCTCGGGATCATCTTCGTCGTCGGTTTGATCGCCGGACTCTGGACCGCACGGGCTTCGCTACGTACGCCGCTGATACCGGCGCTTCGCGGCGAGTAG
- a CDS encoding DUF3311 domain-containing protein, with translation MKYVVWSLVVILIILHQDFWNWDNANLVFGFIPVTLFYQVCISLGAGFTWFLAVQFIWPEKLEYIEQLEEKQGEE, from the coding sequence ATGAAATACGTCGTTTGGTCGCTCGTCGTGATCCTGATCATCTTGCATCAGGACTTCTGGAATTGGGACAACGCCAATCTGGTATTTGGCTTTATTCCCGTCACCCTGTTCTACCAGGTCTGCATTTCGCTCGGCGCCGGTTTTACCTGGTTCCTGGCCGTGCAGTTCATCTGGCCAGAGAAGCTGGAATACATCGAGCAGCTTGAAGAAAAGCAGGGAGAAGAGTAA
- a CDS encoding prenyltransferase/squalene oxidase repeat-containing protein, with translation MNNYLPELTVRIAAGLGEVDAEIRDKHTKFIVARQQADGGFGGREGASDLYYTSFALRSLAILGELYGDLAERSSGFLRSKLGGQETIVDFLSLIYGAGLIETAAGIDVFADAAEDWRLQVAAALEKLRRDDGGYAKGELGSASSTYHTFLVLLCLQLLEQPIPQPERVRDFLLSQEADDGGFREIKASKRAGTNPTAAAIGALRIIDALDQNVADGAVDFLLEMQNDEGGLRANTRIPIADLLSTFTGCLTLTDLGALHEIDTAAAMRYVEGLQQPNGGFFGAIWDEVADVEYTFYGLGGLAILHP, from the coding sequence ATGAACAACTATCTGCCCGAACTGACGGTTCGCATTGCGGCCGGCTTGGGAGAAGTCGACGCCGAGATTCGCGATAAGCACACCAAGTTCATTGTCGCCCGGCAGCAGGCCGATGGCGGCTTCGGCGGACGCGAAGGGGCGAGCGATCTCTATTACACGTCGTTTGCGCTACGGTCGCTGGCGATCTTGGGCGAGTTGTATGGCGACCTGGCTGAGCGTTCGAGTGGGTTTCTGCGTTCCAAATTGGGCGGTCAGGAAACGATCGTCGACTTTCTCTCGCTGATCTATGGCGCCGGGTTGATCGAAACGGCGGCTGGTATCGACGTCTTCGCCGATGCGGCGGAAGATTGGCGATTGCAAGTGGCGGCGGCGCTGGAGAAATTGCGCCGCGACGATGGCGGCTACGCCAAGGGAGAACTTGGTTCGGCCAGCAGCACCTATCACACGTTTCTCGTGTTGCTATGTCTGCAGTTGCTCGAGCAGCCAATCCCGCAGCCCGAGAGGGTCCGCGACTTTCTGTTGTCGCAGGAAGCGGACGACGGCGGCTTTCGCGAAATCAAAGCGAGCAAGCGGGCCGGCACCAACCCAACGGCCGCGGCAATCGGGGCGCTACGGATCATCGACGCCCTTGACCAGAACGTCGCTGATGGGGCGGTCGACTTTTTGCTGGAAATGCAAAATGACGAAGGTGGCCTGCGGGCCAATACCCGGATTCCGATCGCCGACCTGTTGAGCACGTTCACCGGTTGCCTGACGCTCACCGATTTGGGGGCATTGCACGAGATCGACACCGCCGCGGCGATGCGTTACGTTGAAGGTTTACAACAACCAAACGGCGGCTTCTTTGGCGCCATTTGGGACGAAGTCGCCGACGTCGAATACACGTTCTACGGATTGGGCGGCCTCGCCATCTTGCATCCTTAG
- a CDS encoding DUF11 domain-containing protein — protein MKHRNLRQLALLGAALGLLTLPACKITDVKTVYGPTKPMSGVSFNEGQPAVAHPGEAPAPEMQPAAPQYAAARPQDVAPPQGQPPVDNPYAVQLTSGEQPIDMPPPQSYYQHTEPVPQQVASLPCRTGLCRPGFGGACGPGNCGPGGCGPYGCDPAMMATGQPMPCNSYDEWVCDGGDSHLHTKIGDDFSVRGLDIEDTVVHYDTLAGCREVAPSNKVCIYAPRFAAVRKIYGINAELTNQGPYANNANLGLQGQLNNGIPTNVNQPLQPVANLGPKNAQTFLDRTIGVELANRQVLVEFVREFQAFEDFNIIKAGIFDATEKLMLATSIQNAIAWTENQAVQVVIEGRKAHELDSEKGAQEAVLFDLDGKPCIRIVKLASKADAQPGDIVDFTLRFDNLGDQRVGNVTILDNLSPRLELVPDTAQCSVDADFLTLPNEKDSLLLRWEIKESLDIGQGGVIRFKCKVR, from the coding sequence ATGAAACATCGGAACTTGCGACAACTCGCTTTGCTGGGCGCGGCGCTCGGTCTTTTGACCCTGCCGGCTTGCAAAATCACCGACGTCAAGACCGTCTACGGCCCAACCAAGCCGATGTCGGGCGTCAGCTTCAACGAAGGACAACCCGCTGTGGCCCATCCCGGCGAAGCGCCGGCGCCGGAGATGCAGCCGGCCGCGCCGCAATATGCGGCCGCTCGGCCGCAGGATGTTGCGCCGCCGCAAGGTCAGCCGCCTGTCGACAATCCCTATGCGGTGCAGCTCACCTCGGGCGAGCAGCCGATCGACATGCCGCCGCCGCAATCCTATTACCAACATACCGAGCCCGTGCCGCAACAGGTCGCTTCGCTTCCTTGCCGCACCGGCCTCTGCCGACCTGGCTTTGGCGGCGCATGCGGTCCTGGCAATTGTGGACCTGGCGGCTGCGGCCCCTATGGCTGTGATCCGGCGATGATGGCGACCGGTCAGCCGATGCCGTGCAACTCATACGACGAATGGGTCTGCGACGGTGGCGACAGCCATCTGCACACGAAGATCGGCGACGACTTCAGCGTTCGCGGACTCGACATCGAAGATACCGTCGTTCATTACGATACGCTGGCCGGCTGCCGCGAAGTTGCTCCTAGCAACAAGGTTTGCATCTATGCCCCGCGATTCGCCGCGGTTCGCAAGATCTACGGCATCAACGCCGAACTGACCAATCAAGGCCCTTACGCCAATAATGCGAACCTGGGTCTGCAAGGTCAGCTGAACAACGGCATTCCGACCAACGTCAATCAGCCCCTGCAACCGGTCGCCAACCTGGGACCGAAGAACGCCCAAACGTTCCTCGATCGGACGATAGGCGTCGAACTCGCCAATCGCCAGGTCTTGGTTGAGTTCGTCCGCGAGTTCCAGGCCTTTGAAGACTTTAACATCATCAAGGCGGGCATCTTCGACGCGACCGAGAAGCTGATGCTGGCGACCAGCATTCAGAACGCGATCGCGTGGACCGAAAACCAGGCCGTGCAGGTCGTGATCGAAGGCCGCAAAGCGCACGAACTCGACTCGGAGAAAGGCGCCCAAGAGGCGGTGCTGTTCGATCTCGACGGCAAGCCTTGCATCCGCATCGTCAAACTCGCCTCGAAGGCGGACGCTCAGCCGGGCGACATCGTCGACTTCACGCTGCGGTTCGACAACCTGGGGGATCAGCGCGTCGGCAACGTGACGATCCTCGACAACCTATCGCCCCGCTTGGAACTGGTTCCGGACACGGCCCAGTGCAGCGTCGACGCCGATTTCCTGACGCTGCCGAACGAGAAAGACTCGCTGCTGCTCCGCTGGGAAATCAAAGAATCGCTCGACATCGGCCAAGGCGGCGTCATCCGCTTCAAGTGCAAGGTTCGGTAA
- a CDS encoding sodium:solute symporter family protein, producing MTFEPGITQLVIISIYLALLLGLGLFSNRLFSGSSKDYMLASHSIGPFLLLMSIFGTTMTAFALVGSTGESFKEGVGVYGLLASSSGIVHSMCFFILGVKLWSFGRKYGYTTQIEFFRDRLESDKLGIVMFPILVGLVIPYLLIGVMASGTVIAAATKGAFPDFFTATGGGVPGWIGSLVVCGVVLTYVFFGGMRGTAWANTFQTIVFMVLGVVTFFVIASRIGGQDSIWENLKLASESIPRDKLVRAGNPSMSYLRFATYMFVPLSVGMFPHLFQHWLTARKASNFKLAVVAHPLFIMIVWAPCVLVGAWAAGSLVELPPPVKANANAILPFLVARFSGDVLGGFLIAGVLAAIMSSLDSQFLCVGTIFTNDIVVHYGGKNRFSDKQIVIIARLFIILIVAITYGLSLLDYRRVFTLGVWCFSGFSALFPLILAALYWKGLTKAGAYASVITAFGLWCYFFYQSDFAGNPHYNVLDMMPVAPMLLGSTLALVLVSLVTPKPSEETLQKFFPAKDS from the coding sequence ATGACGTTTGAACCTGGCATCACACAGCTTGTCATTATTTCGATCTACCTGGCGCTGCTCTTGGGGCTTGGTCTGTTTTCGAATCGCCTCTTCAGCGGTTCGAGCAAAGACTACATGCTGGCCAGCCATTCGATCGGCCCGTTCCTGTTGCTGATGTCGATCTTCGGCACCACGATGACGGCGTTCGCGCTTGTCGGCTCGACCGGCGAGTCCTTTAAAGAAGGGGTTGGCGTTTACGGACTGCTCGCTTCTTCCAGCGGCATCGTGCACTCGATGTGCTTCTTCATCCTGGGGGTCAAGCTTTGGTCCTTTGGACGCAAGTATGGCTACACGACGCAGATTGAGTTCTTCCGCGATCGGCTGGAGAGCGACAAGCTGGGGATCGTGATGTTTCCGATCCTGGTCGGGCTCGTGATTCCCTATCTGCTGATCGGCGTGATGGCGTCCGGCACCGTGATCGCCGCGGCGACGAAAGGGGCTTTTCCCGACTTTTTCACCGCAACCGGCGGCGGCGTCCCTGGTTGGATCGGCAGTCTGGTCGTCTGCGGCGTCGTGCTGACCTACGTCTTTTTCGGCGGGATGCGCGGAACGGCCTGGGCAAATACCTTTCAAACGATCGTCTTTATGGTGCTGGGCGTGGTGACGTTTTTCGTTATCGCCTCGCGGATCGGCGGTCAGGATAGCATTTGGGAAAACCTGAAGCTCGCCTCCGAGTCGATCCCGCGCGACAAATTGGTGCGTGCCGGCAACCCGAGCATGTCTTACCTGCGATTCGCGACCTACATGTTTGTGCCGTTGTCGGTCGGCATGTTCCCTCACTTGTTTCAGCACTGGCTGACGGCTCGCAAGGCGAGCAACTTTAAGTTGGCGGTGGTCGCTCATCCGCTGTTTATCATGATCGTCTGGGCGCCGTGCGTGCTGGTTGGGGCCTGGGCGGCTGGCAGCCTGGTCGAGCTTCCTCCCCCGGTGAAGGCGAACGCCAACGCGATTTTGCCCTTCCTGGTGGCGCGATTCTCGGGAGACGTGCTGGGCGGATTTCTGATCGCCGGCGTGTTGGCGGCGATTATGTCGTCGCTCGACAGCCAGTTCCTGTGCGTCGGCACGATCTTTACCAACGACATCGTCGTCCATTACGGCGGCAAGAACCGGTTCAGCGACAAGCAGATCGTGATCATCGCCCGGCTGTTTATCATCCTGATCGTGGCCATCACGTACGGGCTCAGCCTGCTCGATTACCGCCGCGTCTTTACGCTGGGCGTGTGGTGTTTCAGTGGCTTTTCGGCATTGTTTCCGTTGATTTTGGCGGCCCTCTATTGGAAGGGGCTGACCAAGGCCGGGGCGTACGCGTCGGTGATCACGGCGTTTGGCCTGTGGTGCTACTTCTTCTACCAGTCAGACTTCGCCGGAAACCCCCATTACAACGTGCTGGATATGATGCCGGTCGCCCCGATGTTGCTCGGTTCGACGTTGGCGTTAGTCCTCGTTTCGCTGGTAACTCCGAAACCCAGCGAAGAAACCCTCCAAAAGTTTTTCCCGGCGAAAGATTCGTAA